Proteins encoded within one genomic window of Zestosphaera sp.:
- a CDS encoding ATP-dependent helicase — translation MRGCLSDYVLDWFLSKYREFTPPQLLAIPRIKEGENVLISSPTGTGKTLAVFLPIIDELLKAASLGALEDQVYVVYVSPLRALNNDMRRNLTQPIQELREHARKTRGLELPEVRVGVRTSDTTQSEKSRMLVKPPHILITTPESLAISITAPKFRERLRHVRWVVVDEIHELASSKRGALLTLTLERLEEFVGRRLQRIGLSATISPLDEVAKFLSGYDDFGRPRECVVVDARFVKPVELQVVTPSVDIVSAPAERLNESIYRVLKRVISSHRTTLVFTNTRSSTERVVHKLKKMFSGNSVEGLDEIEAHHSSLSREVRLEVESKLKEGKLRAVTCSTSLELGIDIGYVDSVVLLSSPKSVTRLLQRVGRSGHNVSDVSKGYLIAVDRDDLVEVTVLAHLARLRRLDNVHIPMKPLDILAQSLVGMSLERKWSVGDAYRVVRRSYNYSTLTYDEFLNVLKYLAGRYEVVPDGVPVYSKIWFDEEEGVFGRKKSVRMIYYLNAGAIPDETKMRVFLDGRKYIGDLEEEFVEYLEPGDIFVLGGRTYMFVRSEGLRVIVRDAEKQRPTVPSWFSEALPLSYDSALEVGRFRGIVGEWVSKHGVRRAAEMISSNYGLGLREARYIARYVSEQLKACGKIPTDRELLIEVWRENDVCNLIFHYLFGRRVNQVLSRAYAHSLSNELGIPVRVTVSDNGFMLTVPGDARLDLNLLRKVVSNLTHETLRGILVKALRRSEILKRKFRHVAERSLALLKVYRGVETSVSRREVNSETLLRVSENLPGYPLLAETYREVLEDSMDIHHAEEVLKRIALGEATVDYLVSQDAPCPFSHSLIVQGYSDVVLMEDRRRILSMLHEKVLAKIRAGRSD, via the coding sequence GTGAGAGGCTGCTTAAGTGATTACGTGCTCGACTGGTTCCTCAGCAAGTACAGGGAGTTCACCCCACCGCAACTCCTGGCGATACCCAGGATTAAGGAGGGTGAGAATGTCCTCATATCCTCCCCCACGGGAACTGGTAAGACCCTAGCAGTCTTCCTCCCGATAATAGACGAACTGCTTAAAGCCGCATCCTTGGGAGCGCTTGAGGATCAGGTGTACGTGGTCTACGTGTCACCCCTCAGAGCGCTGAATAACGACATGAGGAGGAACTTAACGCAGCCCATTCAGGAGCTACGTGAGCACGCTCGGAAAACCCGCGGGCTTGAGTTGCCGGAGGTCAGGGTCGGCGTGAGAACCAGCGACACCACACAGTCCGAGAAGTCCAGAATGCTTGTCAAGCCCCCTCACATATTGATAACCACCCCGGAATCCCTCGCCATATCCATAACCGCGCCTAAGTTCAGGGAGAGGTTGAGGCATGTGAGGTGGGTGGTGGTTGACGAGATCCACGAGCTCGCCTCCAGCAAGAGGGGAGCGCTCCTCACGCTGACGCTCGAGAGGCTTGAGGAGTTCGTGGGCAGGAGGCTTCAGAGGATAGGGCTCAGCGCCACGATATCCCCCCTGGACGAGGTGGCTAAGTTCCTCTCAGGGTATGATGATTTCGGAAGACCTAGGGAATGCGTAGTGGTTGACGCTAGATTCGTCAAGCCTGTGGAGTTGCAGGTAGTGACTCCCAGCGTCGACATAGTGAGCGCGCCTGCCGAGAGGCTAAACGAATCCATCTACAGAGTCCTCAAGAGGGTGATAAGCTCCCACAGAACGACCCTAGTGTTCACCAACACGAGAAGCTCCACCGAGAGGGTTGTCCACAAACTCAAGAAGATGTTCTCAGGGAACAGTGTCGAGGGTCTAGACGAGATAGAGGCGCACCACAGCTCCCTAAGCCGTGAGGTCAGGCTCGAGGTTGAGAGCAAGCTGAAGGAGGGTAAGCTGAGGGCGGTGACCTGCTCAACTTCACTTGAGCTTGGGATTGACATAGGCTACGTTGATTCTGTGGTGTTGCTCAGCAGCCCTAAGAGCGTCACCAGACTCCTGCAGAGGGTGGGCCGATCAGGCCACAACGTGAGTGATGTCAGTAAGGGGTACTTGATAGCGGTGGACAGGGACGACCTGGTTGAGGTGACGGTGCTCGCCCACCTAGCCAGGCTCAGGAGGCTGGACAACGTCCACATACCTATGAAGCCTCTTGACATTCTGGCCCAGTCGCTCGTCGGCATGTCGCTGGAGAGGAAGTGGTCAGTTGGCGATGCCTACAGAGTGGTCAGGAGATCCTACAACTACTCAACCCTCACATACGACGAGTTCCTCAACGTTCTGAAATACCTCGCCGGCAGGTACGAGGTCGTGCCGGACGGCGTGCCCGTCTACTCTAAGATATGGTTCGACGAGGAGGAGGGGGTCTTCGGCAGGAAGAAGTCAGTGAGGATGATCTACTACCTCAACGCCGGCGCGATCCCTGACGAGACTAAGATGAGGGTCTTCTTAGACGGACGCAAGTATATAGGTGATTTAGAGGAGGAGTTCGTCGAGTACCTGGAGCCCGGCGACATATTCGTCTTGGGTGGGAGGACCTACATGTTCGTCAGGAGTGAGGGGCTCAGGGTGATCGTCAGGGACGCTGAGAAGCAGAGGCCTACGGTCCCCTCCTGGTTTTCAGAGGCTCTGCCGCTGTCCTACGACTCGGCCCTCGAGGTAGGCAGATTTAGAGGGATTGTTGGTGAGTGGGTCTCCAAGCACGGTGTGAGAAGAGCTGCTGAGATGATCTCCTCTAACTACGGGCTGGGGTTGAGGGAGGCCAGGTACATCGCCCGCTACGTGTCGGAACAGCTTAAAGCTTGTGGGAAGATTCCGACGGACAGGGAGCTCCTGATCGAGGTGTGGCGTGAGAACGACGTATGCAACCTGATCTTCCACTACCTCTTTGGCAGGAGAGTCAATCAGGTCCTCTCCAGGGCGTACGCACACAGCCTCAGCAACGAGCTGGGGATCCCCGTAAGAGTCACGGTCTCTGACAACGGCTTCATGCTGACCGTGCCTGGGGACGCCCGCCTGGACTTGAACCTACTTAGGAAGGTGGTCAGCAACCTAACCCACGAAACCCTCAGAGGGATTCTGGTCAAAGCACTCAGGAGGAGTGAGATATTGAAGAGGAAATTCAGGCACGTTGCCGAAAGATCCCTAGCCTTGCTTAAGGTCTACAGAGGGGTTGAGACCAGCGTTAGTAGGAGGGAGGTGAACTCAGAGACCCTGCTCAGAGTGTCTGAGAATCTGCCGGGCTACCCACTCCTCGCAGAGACCTACAGGGAGGTGCTGGAGGACTCGATGGACATACACCACGCTGAGGAGGTCTTGAAGAGGATAGCGTTGGGGGAGGCCACGGTCGACTACCTCGTGTCTCAAGACGCGCCATGTCCGTTCAGCCATAGCCTCATCGTGCAGGGATATAGCGACGTGGTTCTGATGGAGGACAGGAGGAGGATTTTAAGCATGCTACACGAGAAGGTGCTGGCTAAGATAAGGGCGGGGCGATCTGATTGA
- a CDS encoding glycosyltransferase family 2 protein translates to MKVSVVVPTYNERENIHELLSRISRALDGFEYEVVVVDDNSPDGTAEYAAELSAIYPVRLVRREGKLGLTSAVIDGAKVARGDYVVVMDADLQHPPEVIRDLLKKADSCDLVIASRYVEGGGAEGFTFARRVISLGATYLARILIPHAKGVRDPMSGFFLVRRELLKDLKPVMPKGYKVLLEVLAHREGLKICEIPYTFCSRVRGASKLSRREILNYIKQLLMLMPDYYKFAVVGASGVAVNLGTVALLEHVLTVPHVIASAVGIEVSLTNNFVWNDLWTFRERRGGGWVARYLKYHLSTLAGNLAQYLASQAVYYTVLKVPVAAQAVGTVVGYIINYFLSRSYVWKGGSVSS, encoded by the coding sequence TTGAAGGTCTCGGTAGTGGTTCCAACATATAACGAAAGGGAGAACATTCATGAACTACTATCCAGGATCAGCAGGGCTCTCGACGGGTTCGAGTATGAGGTGGTTGTAGTTGATGACAACTCCCCGGACGGGACTGCAGAGTATGCGGCCGAGCTCTCCGCCATATATCCTGTCAGACTGGTCAGGAGGGAGGGCAAGTTAGGCCTTACGTCCGCAGTGATTGACGGAGCTAAGGTGGCTAGGGGGGATTACGTGGTGGTCATGGATGCCGACCTTCAGCATCCGCCTGAGGTCATTAGAGACCTCCTCAAGAAGGCTGATTCCTGCGACCTGGTTATAGCGTCCAGATATGTAGAGGGAGGGGGTGCTGAGGGCTTCACGTTTGCCAGGCGGGTAATATCCTTGGGGGCCACCTACCTAGCCAGGATATTAATACCTCATGCGAAGGGGGTCAGGGACCCCATGTCCGGGTTCTTCCTAGTGAGGAGGGAGTTGCTCAAGGACTTAAAGCCGGTGATGCCTAAGGGTTATAAGGTGTTGCTGGAGGTTCTTGCACACCGTGAAGGGTTGAAGATCTGTGAGATCCCCTACACGTTCTGCTCTAGGGTTAGGGGGGCATCCAAGCTAAGCAGGCGCGAGATACTCAACTACATCAAGCAGTTGTTGATGCTGATGCCCGATTACTACAAGTTCGCTGTGGTCGGTGCGTCCGGGGTGGCTGTCAACTTAGGCACGGTCGCTCTGCTTGAACACGTGCTCACCGTACCTCACGTGATAGCGTCAGCGGTTGGGATCGAGGTATCGCTCACCAACAACTTCGTCTGGAACGACCTGTGGACCTTCAGGGAGCGTAGGGGTGGAGGCTGGGTGGCGAGGTACCTTAAGTACCACCTCTCAACGCTTGCAGGCAACCTCGCCCAATACCTGGCCTCGCAGGCGGTCTACTATACTGTGTTGAAGGTGCCTGTAGCGGCCCAGGCGGTCGGGACGGTAGTAGGGTATATAATAAATTACTTCCTGAGCAGGAGCTACGTCTGGAAGGGCGGTAGCGTCAGCTCTTAA
- a CDS encoding DMT family transporter — protein MLGYGYAFITAVMQALNTAFTSRYRRSIHPILLTGLRALMSLAPAIAVCFLTGFRADTALTSVLLFIASALIGPGVGDAAYTKAIQMVGGGRAVIVANIYIFVAQALSTLTGEVLGFGVVLGAVLAFTGSAISVSHNMNRGSASLRGICYAALASLSWGLGTVLNRVALNYAEPMSLLTIRMLVLTAVFIPAGLLTISAKKDYSIHTNLGNLIKCSIITGLVGWFSGMYFFLLSLATIGTASTVIVTASVPIMSMAMNKIVAKEPLGLRLVLGASLTSLGIGVAALLS, from the coding sequence CTGCTAGGATATGGCTACGCTTTCATTACTGCCGTGATGCAGGCGCTCAACACCGCCTTCACCAGCAGATACAGGAGATCGATACATCCGATACTCCTCACAGGACTCAGAGCTTTAATGAGCCTCGCACCAGCCATCGCGGTGTGCTTTCTCACAGGCTTTAGAGCGGATACTGCCCTCACCAGCGTCCTCCTATTCATCGCGTCAGCCCTCATAGGTCCTGGGGTGGGGGACGCTGCCTACACTAAGGCCATCCAGATGGTGGGGGGCGGGAGGGCCGTCATCGTGGCCAACATCTACATATTCGTGGCTCAAGCACTCTCAACCCTGACTGGAGAGGTGTTGGGCTTCGGAGTAGTGCTGGGGGCCGTCCTGGCGTTCACCGGATCCGCGATTTCCGTGTCCCACAACATGAATCGGGGGAGCGCCTCCCTGAGGGGGATATGCTACGCGGCTCTCGCGTCGCTTAGCTGGGGTCTCGGCACGGTGTTGAATAGGGTGGCGCTCAACTACGCCGAACCTATGTCGTTGCTGACGATCAGGATGTTAGTCCTTACCGCAGTCTTCATCCCTGCAGGACTGCTCACCATCTCCGCGAAGAAAGACTACAGCATACACACTAACCTAGGAAATCTGATCAAGTGCTCGATCATAACAGGACTTGTGGGCTGGTTCAGCGGCATGTACTTCTTCCTCCTATCGCTGGCCACCATAGGGACCGCGTCAACGGTTATCGTGACGGCCTCAGTCCCCATAATGTCTATGGCTATGAATAAGATCGTGGCCAAGGAACCACTCGGCCTCAGGCTCGTTCTGGGAGCCAGCCTAACGTCACTCGGCATAGGGGTGGCGGCCCTCCTAAGCTGA
- a CDS encoding homoaconitate hydratase: MKLPEKVYIHDTTLRDGEQQPGVVFRKGEKLEIAMALDDAGVDFIEAGMPAVSREDLEAAKAIARQGLKAKVLVFTRCLKEDVDLALEAEVPGVVMELPASDHIMEYAYKWPIDKALERSQDAVEYAKQHGLYVKLFTIDATRSSLEFLKTMTESVGRRLDVLTIADTFGVMNPYAMEYFIRRVREFVDKPVEVHTHDDFGLAVANSVAAVVGGATTVHVTVNGIGERSGNAALEETVLTLELLLGVRTNVRLNRLYKLSKLVESLSGVPLPPQKAVVGDNAVRIESGILADWWYSVKDSRPVEVLPYLPTLVGRKADVSVLLGKKSGRRNVVEKLREWRISVRDEEVALILMRLKDIAVERKRILTEDEFRELVREVLRAKV, translated from the coding sequence ATGAAGTTGCCTGAGAAGGTATACATCCACGACACCACATTGAGGGATGGTGAGCAACAACCCGGAGTGGTTTTCAGGAAGGGTGAGAAGCTGGAGATAGCTATGGCTCTGGACGACGCCGGGGTCGACTTCATAGAGGCGGGGATGCCGGCCGTCTCAAGAGAGGATCTGGAGGCAGCTAAAGCCATCGCCAGGCAGGGTCTTAAGGCTAAGGTGTTGGTATTCACCAGATGTCTGAAGGAGGACGTGGACCTGGCCCTCGAGGCGGAGGTCCCCGGGGTGGTTATGGAGTTGCCTGCAAGCGATCACATAATGGAGTACGCCTACAAGTGGCCCATCGATAAGGCTTTGGAGAGGTCTCAGGACGCTGTGGAGTACGCTAAGCAACACGGCCTCTACGTCAAGCTGTTCACGATAGATGCTACGAGATCTAGCCTCGAATTCCTCAAGACGATGACCGAGAGTGTCGGCAGGAGGCTGGACGTCCTCACCATAGCGGACACCTTCGGCGTCATGAACCCATACGCTATGGAGTACTTCATAAGAAGGGTCAGGGAGTTTGTGGATAAGCCTGTGGAGGTACACACTCATGACGACTTTGGTCTGGCGGTCGCAAACTCCGTGGCCGCTGTGGTGGGCGGTGCGACAACAGTACATGTGACCGTTAACGGGATTGGGGAGAGATCAGGGAATGCGGCCTTGGAGGAGACGGTGCTCACGCTGGAGCTTCTGCTGGGGGTTAGGACTAACGTCAGGCTGAACAGGCTGTACAAGCTATCGAAACTTGTTGAGAGTCTGTCGGGAGTGCCGTTACCGCCTCAGAAGGCTGTCGTGGGAGATAACGCGGTGAGGATAGAGTCTGGGATTCTGGCTGATTGGTGGTACAGCGTGAAGGACTCAAGACCCGTTGAGGTGCTACCTTATCTGCCGACGCTGGTGGGTAGGAAGGCGGATGTGTCAGTGCTCCTCGGAAAGAAGTCAGGCAGGAGGAACGTAGTTGAGAAGCTGAGGGAGTGGAGGATCAGTGTGAGGGATGAGGAGGTGGCTTTGATTCTGATGAGGCTGAAGGATATAGCGGTCGAGAGGAAGAGGATCCTGACGGAGGATGAGTTCAGGGAACTAGTGCGGGAAGTC